Below is a window of Impatiens glandulifera chromosome 2, dImpGla2.1, whole genome shotgun sequence DNA.
CTCCTCTACACAATGGACACAATATATCTTAAGACTGTATTTCTTAAGACTGAGATATCTGCATTTTTGTTCCATTGAGAATTGACTGTATCCTCCATAACAGGAGATGagtaatagaaaaaaattgaactgCTACTTTGTGATTCAGAACCCAAACAAACCTAATTTTATGAGCAAAAGTCTCAAGAATCACTTGACATtccaaataaactttttttccCTTTGAAGTCTAGTGAATGTATAAGCTCGTTTTCATGACAGAAACTACTTCTGCAGTGGGAGATGGTTTGAGAAATGGGCTCGAGCTGGTGAAGTCATTTTCGGATAAGCATGTTGATCTTTTGAGGCCCACAACACGATATAATTCCACTGTTAAAGGTAAACTAACGACCTCAAACAAGTTTGAATGCTGAATTTTGTATTCCTCAATGACCAGCTGATTCTGCAGACAATGAAAAGGGCGGCAAGTATATGCTAATTCGAGATGACACCGAACTGGGAACTTATGACAAACCCCTTCCTTGCTTCGGTTGTGGGATAGGATGGTTCTCGtgagtatttatttattcatttattatcatCCTTCGAGCAATGGAAGGAACGaagaacaaaacaaataatacattttcttttgtattgATAGGTTTCTGTTAGGTTTTGCTTTTCCAATTATGTGGTATTACGCCACATTTCTCTATTTTGGAAACTATAGGAAGGATCCGAGGGAGCGGGCTGGCCTTGCTGCCTCTGCCATTGCTGTAAGTATAtgcaaaatataataatttaaactatagtttataattttgggtatattattgtatttttgtttgattttgcaGGCGATGGCCATCtctgttatattattattaatcatattagtGATTATTCTACTATAGCTCAACCTATGGGAAGTTAGCTTGTGAAGAAgattca
It encodes the following:
- the LOC124926507 gene encoding uncharacterized protein LOC124926507 isoform X1, giving the protein MDSKTTSAVGDGLRNGLELVKSFSDKHVDLLRPTTRYNSTVKDNEKGGKYMLIRDDTELGTYDKPLPCFGCGIGWFSFLLGFAFPIMWYYATFLYFGNYRKDPRERAGLAASAIAAMAISVILLLIILVIILL
- the LOC124926507 gene encoding uncharacterized protein LOC124926507 isoform X2, producing the protein MDSMGDGLRNGLELVKSFSDKHVDLLRPTTRYNSTVKDNEKGGKYMLIRDDTELGTYDKPLPCFGCGIGWFSFLLGFAFPIMWYYATFLYFGNYRKDPRERAGLAASAIAAMAISVILLLIILVIILL